TGGCCTGCGGCAGCACCCGGTCGAGCAGGGCAGCGTCGGAGACCAGCTCCGTCGTCGGACCGCCGAGCACCACCGGCCCGCGGAAGAACCGCTCGTAGGGCTCCGGCGTCCCGGCCTCGAACCCGAGCACCACGCGGCGCAGCGACGTGGCCTCCGGGTCGCCGAAGAGCTCACGTCGGATCACGGTGCTTGCCGCACTGTCCCGTTCCACCAGGAAGCGGCGTACGTCCGGCGGGAGCGTGTCGGCGCCGAGCCGGGCGGTGTAGACGTCCCCGGAGCGCTCCAGCCGGATCCGGCAGAACGCGAACGTGAGCTCGGCGAACTCGGCGCCGACCCGGAACGCGTCGCCGAGCGTGGCACTGCTCAACAGCGCATAGCCCCAGGTCCCGTACGTGGTGAGGTGGAAACGGGCACCCACCTCCAGGCCCAGGCCCGGACGGTCGCCCAGCGCGCGAAGGAGGTTGCGCACCACGGCGATCTCCTGGCGCGCCTGGACGATGCCGTGCGGATCGCCCAGGTCGGCCTCGGCGATGCCGGTGCCCGCCAGCAGGCGCTCCCTGTCGATTCCCCGTTCGGCCGCGAACTCCGCGAGCAGCAGCACCCCCGCCGGTGAACGGGGGAAGTCCCAGTCGGCCAGGCCCCGGGCGATCGTCTCGGGCCGCGCGGGCGGTGGAGCCGCCGGATCCGGCATCGACGCCCTCCCTCCTGATGCGCGGCGGTCTGCCGAGGCGGTCTGCCGCGGCTCGGCGCCGGACTCCGGCGACCGGGCGATGCGCAGGCGGGCCGCGCCTGCCGGCGGCCAGCGTATCCGCCGCGGGACCTGGCCGGGCGTACCCGGTGTCCGGAAATGTCAATCACCTGTCCGCATCCGTCCTGGTAGGGGACCTGCGTCGGTGGCTAACGTCCCAGGAACCCACCCCCGGCCGTACGACGGCCGCATCTGCCGTGGAGAACCCTGTGCCGCTTCACCCTCAGGCAGCGTCGCTGCTCACCCTGCTCGCCGCGAGGCAGGGCCCTCCGCCGGCCGAGCTGCCGCTCACCTCGGCCCGGGAGGCCACGGCCGGCCTGCGCGCCCTCCAGGCAGCCGCCGAGCCGGTCGCCGAGATCCTGGACACCTTCGTGCCCGGAGCCGCCGGGCTGCTGCCCGTCCGCGTCTACCGGCCGAAGACCGACGACCCGGCCCCTCGCGCCCTGCTGGTTCACTTCCACGGCGGCGGGTGGGCCACGGGCGGACTGGAGCTGGTGGACCGCCCGCTGCGCCGCCTCGCCAACGTCACCGGAGCGGTCGTCGCCGGTGTCGGCTACCGGCTGGCACCCGAGACCCGATTCCCCGGCCCCGCCGAGGACGCGTACGCCGCCGTCGCAGCCCTGCACGCCCGTGCGGCCGAGCTCGGGGCCGACCCGGAACGCGTGGTGGTCGCCGGGGACAGCGCGGGCGGCAACCTGGCCGCCGCCGTGTGCCTCATGGCCCGCGACCGCGGCGGCCCGCACCTCGCTGCGCAACTGCTGCTCTACCCGGTCACCGCACCGGCCGAGGGCTCACCGTTCGGCTCGTACGAGGAGTACGCCGACGGCTACCTGCTCACCCGGGACACGATGCGGCTGTTCTGGAACCACTACCTGGCCGATCCGGCCGACGCCGCGCACCCCTACGCCGCCCCGCTCCACGCACCCGACCTCACCGGGCTGCCGCCCGCCCTGGTGATCACCGCCGAGTACGACGTGCTGCGCGACGAGGGCGAGGCGTACGCGAGGCGGCTGCGCGAGGCCGGGGTGCCGGTGCGCGCGGTCCGCTACGCCGGAGCGATCCACGGCTTCTTCTGGCTGCCCGGCGTCCTGGACGTCTTCGACGACGCGGCCGACGACATCAGGCGGGCGCTGCACGCCCTGCCGGGCGTCTGAGCCCGCCGACACCCCCACCCATCCACCACCACCCCGGGGACCCCATGTCGCACTCCTGGCCCACCGGCCTCCTCGCCGCCGACGAAACGGCCCTGCGCCGCGCCCTCGCCGACGCCGACCTGCCCGCGCTGCTCCCCGCGCTGGCCCGGCTCACCGGCGACCTGTCGCTGCTCGACGACGAACTGCGCCCCTCCGGCGACCTGCGGCTCACGCAAGGTGGGCTGTCCGCCGAGGACCAGCACACGGTGCGGGAGCTCGCCCTCCGGGCCCTCCTGCGGTACCGCGACGCGGGCGCGCCCGCCGCCGAGCCCCCGGACCGGGGCAGCTCGCACGGATGCTGTCGTTCCTGTTCGGTGACGACAAGGAGACTATCTGCCGCTGCTTGCCGACGAGTTGGCGCTCTCCGGGGATCCAGGCGCTCCCGACTGGCAGTGGGCAGGCACCCGGGAGGACGCCACCGGCGCACCGGTCGTCGCGGTGATCGGCGCGGGCATGTCGGGTCTGCTGGCCGCCCACCGCCTGGGCCAGGCCGGCGTGCCGTACGTGGTGCTGGAGAAGAACACCGACATCGGCGGCACCTGGCTGGAGAACGCCTACCCGGGTTGCCGGGTCGACGTGCCCAGCCACCTCTACAGCTACTCCTTCGCTGCGGACCACGACTGGCCGCAGCACTTCTCCGCCCAGCCGGAGATCCTGGAGTACTTCCGCGGCTTCGCCGACAGGTCGGGCGTGCGCGAGCACATCCGCTTCGGCACCGAGGTGGAGTCCGCGACCTGGTCCGAGGCAGCGGGAAGCTGGACGCTGCTGCTGCGCGGCGCCGACGGCGCCCGGTGGGAACTGACCGTCCGTGCGGTGATCAGTGCCGTGGGCCAGCTCAACCGTCCCAGCCGGCCCCGGATCACGGGCGCCGACTCCTTCCGCGGGCACCTGTTCCACTCGGCGCGCTGGGACCACTCGGTGGACCTGGCCGGCAAGCGCGTCGCCGTGGTCGGGACGGGCGCCAGCGCCCTGCAGATCGTCCCCGCGATCGCCGACGAGGTGGCCGAACTGGCCGTCTACCAGCGCTCGGCGCCGTGGCTGGTCGACACCCCGCACTACACGCGGGAACTGCCCGAGGGCATGGCCTGGTTGCTGCGCCACCTGCCGGGCTACGGCACCTGGTACCGGTTCTGGCTGTTCTGCCAGTACGTCGAGGGCAGCCTCCCGTACATCCAGGCCGACCCCGCGTGGACGGACACGCAGCGATCGGTCTCCGCTCTCAACGACCGGCTGCGCGAACTGCGCACGCGTTCCCTCCTCCAGCAGGCCGGCGACGACGCCGAGTTGGCGGCCAAGGTCGTCCCCGACCACCCGCCGGGCGCCAAGCGGATGCTCCGTGACGACGGCTCGTGGATCCGCACGCTCCGGCAGGACCACGTCGACCTCGTCACCGACCGGATCGAGCGCTTCACCGAGCGCGGCATCGCCACCGCCTCCGGCGAGCGGGAGTTCGACGTCATCGTGTACGCCACCGGCTTCGAGGCCTCGCGCTTCCTCACGCCGATGACGGTCACCGGGCGCGACGGGCGCGACCTGCACGAGCACTGGGAGGGCGACGCCCGGGCGTACCTGGGCATCCAGATCCCCGGCTTCCCGAACTTCTTCTGCCTCTACGGCCCGAACACCAACATCGTCGTCAACGGCAGCATCGTCTTCTTCTCCGAGTGCGCCGTGCACTACGTCCTCGGCTGCCTGCGTCCGTTGCTGCAGGACGGGCACCACGCCGTGGACTGCGACCGGGACGCGCACGACGCGTTCAACCGCCGGATCGACGAGGGCAACGCGCAGATGGCCTGGGGCGCCGCCGACGTGGACAGCTGGTACCGCAACTCGACCGGGCGCATCTCGCAGAACTGGCCCTTCTCCCTCCTGGAGTACTGGCGCCTCACTCGGACGCCGCAGGACTCCGCCCTCGTCCTGGACCGACAGCCGAACCCGACCGAGAAGAGAACGATATGAACCACACCACCGCACCGGCAGCCGAGTTCGCGGGCAGGGTCGCGCTGGTCACCGGCGCCGCCTCCGGCATCGGTCTGGCCGTCGCCCGGCGGCTGGCCGACACCGGTGCCGCCGTGGTCCTGGCCGACTGCGACGAGGACCGGGTCGACGAGGCGGCGGCAGCCCTGCGCGGCCTCGGCCGGACAGCCGTCGCCGTCCGCACCGACGTCACCGACCCGGCCTCCGTCGAGCAGGCCGTCCGCCTCGCGGTGGACACCTTCGGCGCCCTGCACCTGGCGGTGAACAACGCCGGCATCACCGGGGAGGTCGCGCCCACCGCCGAGTGCACGCTGGAGAACTGGCGCCGGGTCATCGACATCGACCTCACCGGCGTCTTCCACAGCCTGAAGTACCAGCTGCCGCGGATCCTCGCCTCCGGCGGTGGCGCCGTGGTCAACATGTCCTCGATCGTCGGCTCCCACGGGTACGCCGGAGGCCCTGCCTACGCCGCCGCCAAGCACGGCGTCATCGGGCTGACCAAGACGGCCGCCCTGGAGTACGCCGCCCACGGAGTCCGCGTCAACGCGGTCGGCCCGGGGTTCGTCGACACCCCGCTGCTCGGCCTCGCCGACCCGGCCACCCGCGACCGGCTGGCCGCGCTGCACCCCGCCGGGCGGTTGGCGACGGCCGCGGAGGTCGCCGAGGTCACGGCGTTCCTGCTCTCCGACCGCGCGTCCTTCGTCACCGGCAGCTACCACCTGGTCGACGGCGGCTACTCGGCCCGCTGAAGCCGTGTGCTCCCGCCCGGGCGTGTCGGGTGGGCCGGCCCGGGGCCCGCGCTACGGCGTGACCGGTCCCTCGGCCGCCCAGGGGGAGTACCAGCAGAGGGCGGCGAGCACCGCCGCGCCGGGCAGGAACGCGGCCGCCCGCAGCCCGACCGGCAGCCATCGCAGGATCGCCGCCGCACGGGCCGTCGGCGCCTGTCCTGGAGCATGCCCGCGCCGACCGTCTCGGCGTACGCGGACCGGTCGCAGCCACGGTGCACCCGGCCACCGTGGCTGCGGTCGCCCGCCCCGGATGTCAGCCCAGCGCGCGCGACATGAAGCCCCTGATGCCGACCGCCACGGCGATCGCCGTGGCGAACAGCAGCACCAGGGTGTCGATCCACAGGGGGATCGACGAGAGCCCGGGCAGCGTCACGGCGCGCAGGCCCTCGCTGACGTACGTCAGGGGTTCACCGCGGAGATCACCTGGAACCAGCGGACGTGGCCCAGGGACGACCACGGGTACTGGACCGACCCGGTGAACGTCAGCGGAGCCAGGACGAGCGAGAAGGTGACGCTGATCCGGTCCGGCGACACGACCGTGCCCAGCATCAGGCCGATGCCGGCGCCGGTCGCCGAGCCGAGCGCGAGCACGAACAGCACACCCGGCCAGGCCGTCGGCGGCCAGCCCGCCGTGCCGAGCACCAGGAACCCGAACGGTGCCATGACCAGCCCGGCGAACAGGCCGCACAGCGTTCCGAACACGACCTTGGCCACGGCGACCAGAGGCCCCGGCAGTGGCGCGAGAAGCCTGTCCTCGATCTCGCCGGACCACGAGAAGTCCATGATCAGCGGCATCGCGGTGTTCTGCAACGAGACGAGCAGCGCGTTGAGTGCCATCACACCGGGCAGCAGCGTCGCGCCGAAGTCGCCAGTGGTGTAACCGGCTTCGCCGAGTACCTTGCCGAAGACGAAGAACAGCAGCAGCGGCTGGACGATCACCTGCACCAGGAACGCGGTCGGCCGCCGGGTCGTGGTGAACAGGTCGCGCCACAGCACGGCGAGGAAGGTCCGGGTCACCGGGCGGACGGTGCGCCACGGATACCGGTCGGCGGGGGCGGAGTTCGACTCCGGGTCGGCGGTCGCGGGCAGGGTGGTCATCGCAGCTCCCTTCCGGTCAGGCTGAGGAAGACGTCCTGAAGGCTGGGCCGGACGATCGACAGGTCGAGCACCTCGGCCCCCGCTGCCAGCTCCACGACGGTGCGCAGGACGTCGGGCAGCAGGGCCGACGGGTCCTTGTCGGTGCGCACCCGGAAGAGGTGGCCGGCGCCGGGCTCCGCGTCGTGCGGCGGCGCGTCGTGCTCGGCGGTGTCGGCTCCGGGCAGCGACGCCAGCGCGGCGACGATCGAGTCCGCCGGCACCTGCGCGCCGCGCACCCGTGCGGCGATGGTGGCGTGGCCCGGGAGCGTCTCGGTCAGCGCCCGCGGCGTGTCCAGTGCGAGGAGCCTGCCGTGGTCGACGATGCCGACGCGGTCGGACAGGCTCTCGGCCTCGTCCATGTCGTGGGTGGTGAGCACCACGGTGACACCGCGGTCGCGCAGTTCGCGGATGCGCTGGTGCAGGAACAGCCGAGACTGGGGATCCAGACCGGTCGAGGGCTCGTCCAGGAACAGCACCGCGGGCGCGTGCATCAGCGCCCGCGCGATGACGACCCGCTGTGCCTGACCGCCGGAGAGCCGCTCGACCCGCTGACCGGCCTGGTCCGTGAGCCCCATCAGCTCCAGCAACTCGTCGGCGCGGCCGAGCCGCTCCGCCTTCCCGACGCCGTGGTAGCGCGCGTGGAAGAGCAGGTTCTGCCGCACGTCCAGGGAGCGGTCCAGGTTCTGGCGTTGCGGCACGACGGCGAGCAGCCGCTTGGCCTCGGCCGGCCGGGCCACCACGTCGGTGCCGAAGACCAGGCCCCGGCCCGCGGTGGGCAGGATCCGGGTGGTCAGCACCCCGACGGTGGTGGACTTCCCCGCCCCGTTGGGACCGAGCAGGCCGAAGACCTCGCCCCGGTCGACCGTGAAGCTCAGGCCGTCCACGGCGGCCGGTGCGTGCGGGTGGTAGCGCTTGACAAGTCCGCTGACGGTGACGGCGTGACTCATGCGTCTCTCTCCCTTTCTCGTGCGATCCCGTCCGGTGCGATCCGGCTCTCCGGCGATCCCGTTCAGGTGTGATCCGGCTGCAGACGGCCGCCGCCGTCGACGAAGCCGATCAGGTCCTGGATCCGGTTCAGCGCGGTCACGCCGTGCACGTCCTCGACGGCCCGGGAGACCACGTGGCAGATCAGGTTGCGTTCCAGTTCGCCGACGCCGAGCCGGTACATGGTGAGGTACATCCAGTTGAGGACGACCCGGTACTGCTGGAAGACGTTCCATCCGCCGAGTTGGTCGGCGGCAGCCCGATGACCACCGAGCCTCCGGTGGAACGGGCTGCGCTCGGACCAGGCGCTCCAGGTCGAGCCCCACTCCTCCGGGTCGCCGTTCTCGTCGGCGTTGAGCACCAACTCCCCGGTCTTCAAAAGCTCGTTGGCCTGGTTGCGGTACCGGAGCAGGATGTCCGGGAGGGTGCCGAACCGGATGACGTCGTGGTGGTCGGCGGCCGCGGTGATCTCGACGACCCGCTGCCGGAAGTGCTCTGCGTTGGCCTCGTAGACCCGGTCGAAGCGTGCGCGCAGGCCGTCGGGCATCTTCGCGACGAAGGCGTCGGCGTGCCCCCGGTAGGACATGTAGCCGTAGGTCACCGGCGGGAGGAAGCGGTGCGCCACCGCGATGAACAGGTCCACCGCGAGCGCCATCCTCGACCCGCCGCCGCGGGCCCAGTCGAGAACGTCGAACACGATGTCGTTGGTGTCGACGTGGTAGTCGGCGAGCAGGTCGGCCGCAGCCTGTCCGCCGAGCACGTGCAGCCGCTGGTCGTAAGGCCCGGTCTCGATCGTGTTGTTGGCCGCCCAGGGCGTCAACGGACCGCGCTCACGCTCGTGTCGGGCAAGCCTGACGTGCTCCGCGTGCGCGGCCCGCTCGTCCAGCACGACGGCCGACGGATGCGCCCGCAGGTACTCCTGGAGGATGTCGGCGACGGCCGGTGCGACGACCTCGTCGAAGGCCTCGGAGCTCGCCCGGATCGGAATGCGGACGTGCGGCCCGCGGCGCCAGTGCGGCTGGTAGTACACCCTGGACACCGAAGGGGCCACGGCCGTGATGAACGGGCGCACCGCGTCGAGCAGCAGATCGGTCCGGTCGCCGTCGTGGTGGAAGATGCTCACGCTGCGCCATGAGGACTCCGTCATTTCCCATCTCCTTGGCAGTCCAGCTCGATCACGTACTCGGTCACCCGGGGCACGCCCAGGTCGTCGACGACGGCCGACTCCGGCTCCGGTGCGACCTCGTGGAACACCGCCGCGCAGGCCCCGTCCCGCGCCAGCCGTTCGAAGGCCAGCACGAGTGGCGGCGAGCCGATGTCGACGAACAGCGGTTTGCGGGCCCGATCGCTCGCGAACGCACCCGACGGGACGTCGCCCGTCCGCAGCACGGAGACGAAGAACCGGGGCGGGATGCCGTGCTCGGCCAGCCAGCGCGCGGTCGTGAGCAGGAAGTCCGCGTCGGACCGGCCGGCTCCGCGACGCGGCAGGGTGCCCGGCTGGGCCACCCAGGTGGCGCGCCGCAGCACCACGCGCCCGACGGTCAGCCGCGGCCCGTGCAGCACGCGGCCCTCCCCGAGGCCGGCGCCCGCGTCATGGCGCAGGGGTTGATCCGGCCGCAACAGGATGGGATTCTCGCCGAACGCCTCGATCAGCAGCGCCATGACCGGCGGGAGCAGCCGCTCGTAGGACAGTCCGCCGTGGACGGGCCGGACGGCCGATCCGTGGTCGAGCAGGACGGGCAGCCCGTCGTCGTCCACGCCGACCGTCAGCCGGGCGGCCGGCGGGTAGTCGAGCCGGTCGGGCAGGGTGAGTTCGCGCTGGTTGAGCGAGGTGGCCAGGGTCTGGGTGAACTCGGCGTACGTCGGCGTGCCCGGGTGCACCGCGTCGACCGGGAGGGGATCCTCCGAGACCCGGTGCAGCAGCCGGCGTACCTGGGACCGGCCGCGTCCGAAGCCGGAGTTCACCGCGTTGACGATCAACGCCTCGCCGTCGTACTGGGCGTACACGGCGACCGACCCGGCCGGGCGCACCCAGGCCGGCAGCGCGTCGAGCGCCTGCTCGATCCGGTGCCGGTCCGACATGGCGCGCCGGACGTCGGCGATCAGGTCGGCCAGCCGGCGGACCTCCGCGACCGGGCTCGCCGCGAGTGTCGCGGTCAGACCGGCCGGGTCGAAGGCGACCGCGCCGGGATGCAGTCGCCGCGCCTCGTGGCCGTCGTGCAGCAGCTCGGTGTAGAACCGGTCGAACGGCACCGGTGACCCCGTGCCGAAGCGGTCCCGG
The Kitasatospora paranensis genome window above contains:
- a CDS encoding NAD(P)/FAD-dependent oxidoreductase yields the protein MALSGDPGAPDWQWAGTREDATGAPVVAVIGAGMSGLLAAHRLGQAGVPYVVLEKNTDIGGTWLENAYPGCRVDVPSHLYSYSFAADHDWPQHFSAQPEILEYFRGFADRSGVREHIRFGTEVESATWSEAAGSWTLLLRGADGARWELTVRAVISAVGQLNRPSRPRITGADSFRGHLFHSARWDHSVDLAGKRVAVVGTGASALQIVPAIADEVAELAVYQRSAPWLVDTPHYTRELPEGMAWLLRHLPGYGTWYRFWLFCQYVEGSLPYIQADPAWTDTQRSVSALNDRLRELRTRSLLQQAGDDAELAAKVVPDHPPGAKRMLRDDGSWIRTLRQDHVDLVTDRIERFTERGIATASGEREFDVIVYATGFEASRFLTPMTVTGRDGRDLHEHWEGDARAYLGIQIPGFPNFFCLYGPNTNIVVNGSIVFFSECAVHYVLGCLRPLLQDGHHAVDCDRDAHDAFNRRIDEGNAQMAWGAADVDSWYRNSTGRISQNWPFSLLEYWRLTRTPQDSALVLDRQPNPTEKRTI
- a CDS encoding ABC transporter ATP-binding protein yields the protein MSHAVTVSGLVKRYHPHAPAAVDGLSFTVDRGEVFGLLGPNGAGKSTTVGVLTTRILPTAGRGLVFGTDVVARPAEAKRLLAVVPQRQNLDRSLDVRQNLLFHARYHGVGKAERLGRADELLELMGLTDQAGQRVERLSGGQAQRVVIARALMHAPAVLFLDEPSTGLDPQSRLFLHQRIRELRDRGVTVVLTTHDMDEAESLSDRVGIVDHGRLLALDTPRALTETLPGHATIAARVRGAQVPADSIVAALASLPGADTAEHDAPPHDAEPGAGHLFRVRTDKDPSALLPDVLRTVVELAAGAEVLDLSIVRPSLQDVFLSLTGRELR
- a CDS encoding thiopeptide maturation pyridine synthase, producing the protein MTESSWRSVSIFHHDGDRTDLLLDAVRPFITAVAPSVSRVYYQPHWRRGPHVRIPIRASSEAFDEVVAPAVADILQEYLRAHPSAVVLDERAAHAEHVRLARHERERGPLTPWAANNTIETGPYDQRLHVLGGQAAADLLADYHVDTNDIVFDVLDWARGGGSRMALAVDLFIAVAHRFLPPVTYGYMSYRGHADAFVAKMPDGLRARFDRVYEANAEHFRQRVVEITAAADHHDVIRFGTLPDILLRYRNQANELLKTGELVLNADENGDPEEWGSTWSAWSERSPFHRRLGGHRAAADQLGGWNVFQQYRVVLNWMYLTMYRLGVGELERNLICHVVSRAVEDVHGVTALNRIQDLIGFVDGGGRLQPDHT
- a CDS encoding lantibiotic dehydratase, giving the protein MGGQLREIGLDPRFDQGLAHASPTLREVLRRAPGRQELIRLAVYAARAAVKTSPFSTFTASGLGRFVPDGPALRWTATAPARSVVDLDLSVLTPLTAAADGTTVRVNPSARLVGDSVRFLGPAPAEELLTLPLTPPLRHCLRAAAGQPTLAELTAGLPAAPERAAGYVRSLLASGLLLAQPVVDEHGADHLEQWADRVPGLKPVRDALRTYRSANGTDRISLGPVLRERLQAIGITGPLRDVVTEQSVIPGTVVEAGLPAWQDTLDDLAVACRLLAVFDHTLPFKLAVAAFVRDRFGTGSPVPFDRFYTELLHDGHEARRLHPGAVAFDPAGLTATLAASPVAEVRRLADLIADVRRAMSDRHRIEQALDALPAWVRPAGSVAVYAQYDGEALIVNAVNSGFGRGRSQVRRLLHRVSEDPLPVDAVHPGTPTYAEFTQTLATSLNQRELTLPDRLDYPPAARLTVGVDDDGLPVLLDHGSAVRPVHGGLSYERLLPPVMALLIEAFGENPILLRPDQPLRHDAGAGLGEGRVLHGPRLTVGRVVLRRATWVAQPGTLPRRGAGRSDADFLLTTARWLAEHGIPPRFFVSVLRTGDVPSGAFASDRARKPLFVDIGSPPLVLAFERLARDGACAAVFHEVAPEPESAVVDDLGVPRVTEYVIELDCQGDGK
- a CDS encoding alpha/beta hydrolase — its product is MPLHPQAASLLTLLAARQGPPPAELPLTSAREATAGLRALQAAAEPVAEILDTFVPGAAGLLPVRVYRPKTDDPAPRALLVHFHGGGWATGGLELVDRPLRRLANVTGAVVAGVGYRLAPETRFPGPAEDAYAAVAALHARAAELGADPERVVVAGDSAGGNLAAAVCLMARDRGGPHLAAQLLLYPVTAPAEGSPFGSYEEYADGYLLTRDTMRLFWNHYLADPADAAHPYAAPLHAPDLTGLPPALVITAEYDVLRDEGEAYARRLREAGVPVRAVRYAGAIHGFFWLPGVLDVFDDAADDIRRALHALPGV
- a CDS encoding ABC transporter permease; translation: MTTLPATADPESNSAPADRYPWRTVRPVTRTFLAVLWRDLFTTTRRPTAFLVQVIVQPLLLFFVFGKVLGEAGYTTGDFGATLLPGVMALNALLVSLQNTAMPLIMDFSWSGEIEDRLLAPLPGPLVAVAKVVFGTLCGLFAGLVMAPFGFLVLGTAGWPPTAWPGVLFVLALGSATGAGIGLMLGTVVSPDRISVTFSLVLAPLTFTGSVQYPWSSLGHVRWFQVISAVNP
- a CDS encoding SDR family NAD(P)-dependent oxidoreductase, which codes for MNHTTAPAAEFAGRVALVTGAASGIGLAVARRLADTGAAVVLADCDEDRVDEAAAALRGLGRTAVAVRTDVTDPASVEQAVRLAVDTFGALHLAVNNAGITGEVAPTAECTLENWRRVIDIDLTGVFHSLKYQLPRILASGGGAVVNMSSIVGSHGYAGGPAYAAAKHGVIGLTKTAALEYAAHGVRVNAVGPGFVDTPLLGLADPATRDRLAALHPAGRLATAAEVAEVTAFLLSDRASFVTGSYHLVDGGYSAR
- a CDS encoding AraC family transcriptional regulator gives rise to the protein MPDPAAPPPARPETIARGLADWDFPRSPAGVLLLAEFAAERGIDRERLLAGTGIAEADLGDPHGIVQARQEIAVVRNLLRALGDRPGLGLEVGARFHLTTYGTWGYALLSSATLGDAFRVGAEFAELTFAFCRIRLERSGDVYTARLGADTLPPDVRRFLVERDSAASTVIRRELFGDPEATSLRRVVLGFEAGTPEPYERFFRGPVVLGGPTTELVSDAALLDRVLPQANPLTARACVDACRRLLAERARAVGTAHRVRARLTGLQGVDDGIEQTAQALGMTSRTLRRRLDAEGTGYRELVDEVRYGVAREALGRGGVSTEELARRLGYAEPSSFVRAFRRWAGTTPQNWALQQSLPPGR